ctccatgccggtggcacgtaaaagacaccatttgagtatgatcgttaccagcatcgccttactggcccctgtgtcggtggcatgtgtaaaagattcgagcgaggtcgttgccagtaccgcctgactggtcccgtgccggtggcacataaaagcacccactacaccctcggagtggttggtgttaggaagggcatccagctgtagaaactctgccacatcaagattgaagcctggtgcagccatctggttcgccagcccttagtcaaatcttccaacccatgctagcatggaaagcgggcgttaaacgataatgattatgatgatgatgatgtacgttGGGCTGAGATTCGTCGAGGAAGGTCACACGATATCGTGGTTTGATATTGGTGTATGGGTAAAAGTTAGTTGGAAAATATCACATGAAGAACAGGAAATTGACCACGTGGAGTGCAGGAAATAGACGATGTGATGATTAGAAATCGGTTTGGATATTGGGGTGTAAGTAGAAGGGGGTGGGGGTGAATATGcaagtatatagttctatatgtgGATGTGTAGACAGTCTCATATAACTTTGCGTGCATCTGTATATCGATGCGAATGAGCGTATCTATACATGGGAGCTAACGCACAagtttgcacacgcacacaaacacacacgcttggACGAACATGCAGgcgcacgtaaacacacatacacacatataggtaaacatgcacacatgcatgcgaatgcatatgtacatatgaatgaatactcatgtgtgtatatgggcgtatgcgcgtgtatgtgtgtttgtgtgtgtgctcgcgtttCTCcaagcaagtgtgtgtatatttgtgtgtgtgtgtgtgtgtgtgtgagagagtgagtgtctgtgtgtatttgtgtgtgagtctgtgggcGCCCATGTACATGAGCGCACATAAAGTTTGCTAAAAGTGACACCTACCTTTATTTTGCATCATATCGTGCGTAAACAGTTTTGGTGTTTCCCCAGTCTCTGAGAAAAAAATAAGACAGTGAAAGGCATTtaagtaaattataaattaataacatttaatgaaaatatacaataaatgttctaatacaatgaatattttatcataaacattcagaaatttaatgaaaatttataaaattggaAAAATTCGATTTTTCTAATGCGCGTCGAGGTTTATTAGTCAAGGGTCGTCTTAGCTCAACTCTACATCTTGTTCGATGAAGCACATCTAGTGCTTGACTAAtaagttttttaatttttaattcaatgATTGTGTCTTTAGACTATAAAGCACATCATATTTGCCAAACGTGTTACAATGAGGTCAATAAgcaatatcttttatatatatatatatatatatatatatatataattttatttaatttatattaaaattgttttatgtattggattaagtctttctttgtttgatttgcaaaatagtggttttgtctctaattaatattatataatattttactataaaattggattcaatcctaaatctgattttccctgtaaatttggatttattccctaatatttattatatatatatatatatatatatatatatatatatatatatatattattattatatgtatatatatatatgccatttaggagtttgtttattccggtaacataaaattCTGAAGTACTGAatttgatgaactctttgaacgaactttcagcatcggtttgatttttaaaCTCCGTCTCTCGCAGAAAACCACCAAGGTGCTTGAAAATGTGCTAGTTTGTAGGAGAAAGGCCAGGGGAATAAGCCGGGTGAGGAAGAACTTCATAGACaaattccctcaacttctggagagTTATTACTGAAACGTGTGGTCGAACATTGTCATGAAGCATGATTAGCCCTCTtgtgttgaccagtctgggacggaggagtagTAGATTTTTGTTCATTCTACCAATGTCAATGTTTTTGCAGCAATGTTTTTTCCAGTTTTAAATAAGTTATAGTGGTTGAGTCCAGTAGTACACCAACAAAAaatcaccataaccttctttttaaaGAACTTAGGTTTAGGGAAGTTTTTCGATGCTTCATTTTGGTGCGAAGTTCgttctttttattattagtgtacacaatccacttttcatcgcaggatacaatacggtcgagaaatgcATCGGTCtagttacggagaagaagcgatGAACAAATTTTCTGATTTCAATTGAAATCGTAGGGTACCCATTTGTCGAAATGTTTTGAATTTCCGATCGCTGGCAGTTTGCTGGCAAACTTGAAATTTATTTACCAGTTCTCGAATGATTTTATGTGGATCTTCCTCAATGACGGGTTTTAATTAAACGTCATCGATGATACATGGGCGTCCACTACACTCATGTTCTATAGGTCTCAGGGCTTCACTGCGAAATCGTTAAAACCAATTTCGAGATGACCACTCACTGATCATTTCTTCACCAAacatttcgttgatatcgcgagcagtttcagctgatatacatcCATTTTTGAATTTGAATAGTAAAATTgttcgaatatcgcgctttgacatttccatttcagatgattgcaaCAGCGgtgaaaaaatattgatattaatctaTCGATGCATCTGGGAAAGCCTAAGTCTGTATCATCAGACAATTGCCAAAACttgttttaataaatcaaaaaacctACAAAATAATGCTTActttataatgcatatatatatatatatctgtacagtGGCCAGAATGAGTTTAAGACCGATGAAGACAGATCTAttccttaatttattttcaacaaaactgtataaaattattttactttttacagctTATGTaggatttctttctctttccaatgATATAGACGTTATAAATCTTTCTACAATGAACTAATTTTAATAcgcaattaattcaaatgattaaaaattgtTAGCAAAATAAATTTATGACCGTATCAACATTATTTTGTGTAAATTGAAAATTTACAGCACAAATGATCAATGAACAACAACTTAGTAGTATCTAGTTCCACAGCCATTATTTTCAATTACTGCCTCACAACGGCGGGCCATGGAGTTCGACAAGTGAGTATAAAAATCACTCGGAATGTTCTGCTATATTTCTtcaagaaaattatataattggGACAAATTTGTTGGTGTTTTTCGCAAAAACTCTAAGAAACATTAGTTCTATAAACTTTCTATCGGATTCAAATCTAGGCTCTGCGCAGGCCACTCAATAACTTCCATATTATTGCTGTCGAAATATTGCAAAATGTTCTTAACGGGGCAATTTTCCTGCTGGAAATTCGATCCAGGTGGCATCTTATTATTTGAATATTGCAGCAACTTTCCATTTACTAACTGCAGATAGGTTACACTGTTCAGTCTGACATCAATTTTATCAAATAGAACAATACCTAGCTGCTGAACGCGGCCAACACCATTACCACCCATCTCTTGCTTGCGCCGTTTTCTTGACACAGAATGGAATTCTTCAGTTAGACGGTGACTAACCTAAATCTTTTCGCGTGGTCAAATGATGCGGGATTCGCTGCTCGAAAGAGCTTTTGACTAGTCTCCGGTCATCCATTCAATATGGATTTTAGCAAACCTGTTCTGCTTCCGCCGTTTCGTCTCTGAAATTATCGAAAAGTCCAAATTCTTTTAGGTGGTTTCTGACAGTTTGTGGTGTGAAGCTTATGTCAGTTTCATCAGATAACCGCTTGCAGATGCCCATTGCTGTTAGTATTCTGTTACCTTAAGAGAGCCTCTGGATTTGCCGATCCATCTGTACGGTTGCTTTTCTCGGAACGCCCATTCTTTGCCGATCTTTGTATTGGACGGTGGCTTGGTCACGCTTCCATACTTGAACACAAGCCGTTTTGCTGCACCCAATGGCTTGCTACTTTTTGTGAAGGACACGTTTTGTTGATGAAGCAACGCGATTTTGATCTGGTAACTGGTCTGATACTATGACACTTTCCCAAAGCGAAGTAAACTGTAACGATGCTCGATTcttaaacaaaacagtaaaatacGACCGGCCATATGACCAACCATTCAGTTTGTTAATTTGCATAATCTTGGTACGGTCTTAAACTTTTTATGCCGACCATTTCTAATCATTTGAATCAATTGCTCATTAAAATTATTCGAATTGTACAAAGATATATAACGCCTGAATTATTCGAAAGAGAAAACTATTCGACTTAAactgtaaaatgtaaaataattttatacagttttgCTAAAAATCAATTAATGAAGGAATAGAACTGTTATCATCGGCCTTAAACTTGTATtggccagtatatatatacacgcactcattgTTAGTTTCTATAAATCAAACAATCGTTCACTTTTTAATAGAAATGACCTAATAAGTTTACCGTTCATTCCGTGAAGTATCTACGTACTATTACGcatttctagaaataacagttaaaacctCTCCTCGCCACAATAAGGCACATATCTTAAGACTGACAAGGAAGGCAAGGTTCCTCTAGCATCCGGGGTTTAGACAAATCACCAGtgttttctcatttcattaatgtTCATCAATGGTTCTTACTCGGCTGCCTAGTGTTAAGATGGCTCAGTTTGACAGTATATAAGAATTAGAGGAGAAATCGCTAACTGATTTCATAAATGcaaaaggtgaaaattataaataataaatgtggcTTATTCACAATTTACAACCTAGAGAGAACTATAGATGCCACTCAAGTGATTAAGGCTACTAGTTAGCACTactattgctagaaatagcagtcaaaacaacacttattcacggtaaagtacatatctatctatctctaactctctctctctttcagtgagtacagatatatatatatatatatatatataatatatatatatatatatatagacgagagatttagaaattcaatatttcttatatatatatatatatacatatatatatatatatatatagagagagagagagagagggggaatattgtattgcatcaatatgtttctgtgtcagacaaaatgcttaacggcatttcattcatctacACTCTGGTTTCAAATGCTacaaggtcgacattgcttttcatcgtttcggggtcaataaaataaatattattaagaaaacaCTTAAGTGAATATAATTGACTTGGCCCCTCCCCTGTACtttctggacttgtgccaaaatatgaaaccaatttaCACTTAAACCACTTGTccgtagagaaagaaagaaagaatgagatatcaatcatataaaagaaaataagaaaattaaaatacctGTTCCATCTTGGGGACGTTCCATTTCTTTTATCAACTTTTTGGACAGAAACCAAACAAATATGATAATTCCATTGCATATAACATAAGACACAACCAGAAGAACAACAGGATTCATTTGACTTTCGTTCAGGCAAAGCACCAAGGATGTAATTGCGAATACCTCAGTGCGTAGAGCAAGAAATACACTCTTGGGATTGAAGGAGAAATACTTTCTTAGGAGAGAAACGTCTGGAAAAGATCATGAAAGAGTATTATAAGATTTTAGATATTATGATGGAGAATTATCAGATGAGAAGACAATGCGTTGTTAGAATCGGTAAGAGACCGGATAAAATGCTcagtgacatttcatccgtctttatgttctttgTTTAAATTCtagagtgataaaataaataacacttgtgtactggggtcgacgtaaacGATTTGCCCCTGCCCCATTTCTGCTGGccttcaaaaataattttaaaatctatatttagCTTTAGTAAGGCGGTAAGTTGGTAGAATCGgaagcacaccggacaaaataatTACTAGCATTTGGTCCATCATTAATTTCTGAGTTCCagttccaccgagatcgacttcgccttttagaATTTCGGGGTCATTAATATAAGTACAAGCtaagcaatggggttgatgtaatcgactcagctCCTCTccggaaattgctgaccttgtgtgtaaatatgaaacTAATTAACACTTAAACCAACGGTAGATACCCAAAGCAAGTACTAATCGGGTACGAAGCacctaaaacaaatattttaaataaatgtctAAAATCAAAATACCTCTTTTATATTTGCGAGTTTTCATTATAATCCAGGGCAGAAAACATCCAAGAATGAACAGAAGTGGAAATAAAACCACGAAGACTATGATCACAGTATAACTTATTGGCGTAGGATTTTTACCTGAAAAAAAATCACGAAAGAATATTTCAATATGCTAAGCCTTATAATACAATACCGTACAAAAATCTTCGGTCACTTAAAACTATTGTAAACTTGTAAACTTCTACTAATTGTCAAATTATAAGTGGACATTTTGCATTGCATTTTTTACAGAATAAATGTTGGCCCTGTTGGAGTTAATTCCATATCTAaccattatattttgtagtagcgGTTCTGAATTAGAAGGGAAGATGCGAAACGATCACCAAAAATGGCCCTGCAAAAGTTTTCGGCCACCTCACATAGACCCAATAAGTGATTTAAAACAGAAACATGTCTATAATGAAAAATTGTTACATTTCAAGATGTTAcagtaaatttttaatattccgTGTGGCTTCCCTTAGCTTGAATAATTACTTCCATGTGCCTGGTTAGAAATGCATACAAAACCTTTACCATCGTCAATGGTCTGAGATGCCATTCTCTGCGGCTGAGCTCCCACAACTCTTCAGAACTGCACGGATTCTTCTAATAAATTATTCGTCCTAATAATGCATAAATCGCTGCATACAATTAATGCGATGGAAACAAGTGTTggactattaatatatataaagcaactgtaaatatatataacatttggaTATTCAAATTCTCTCCATTCTCCTTAATATAAATTAAGTTAGCTAAGTGTGTTAATCTAGTTAAGTTCGTTGAGTTAATTACTTAAGTTAATTAGTTAAGAAAGTTTGTTAAATTAGTTAAATCAGTTAAGTTAATTAGTTAAGTAAGTTAATTTGTTAAGTAAGTTAATTAGTTACGTAAGTTAATAAGTTAAATGAAGTTAGTTATTTAGTAAgggatgtaggtaggtagatagatagataaatagatagatagatagacagatagacagatagacagacagacagacagacagacagacagacagaaagaaagaaagaaagaaagaaagaaagaaagatagatagatagatagatagatagatagatagatagatagatagatagatagatagatagatagatagatagattaaagagAACCTTTCCTTCGCTGTAGAGTTGTTAATAACGTTGAAGTGGATTGCTTTGAAAGtgccccgtgcaggtgacacataaagggCAAACTTATGGGGCCAGGTAAAACACCTGTTTTGATACATTGTAGAATGCACTCAGTACATTTtgttaagtggttggcgttaggaagggtgtaGGAACCAAGCAAAGTCAGATTTTGACTGGGTGCAGTTCTGGTTTCCAGCTCTGATCAAATTGTCCAAACCATGTCAGCTAGAGAGACAGTCCGTCAATTCAGATGTATGTgattagacacacgcacacacacacatatgtagccaTCTAAAAAGCAGTAATGTATGTGCCACGCAGAGAGCACTCGGGTATAAAGTACTCCTGTCAGCGTTGCCTTGAAATCCCTCATTCCAGTGCCATGTAGAGAGTACTATTACCACATGTACAACAACTGTACCGGCTTCAGAGATTCTCTCTCAAACTctatttgtataaacatattaCAATAAGAAGTTCGCACCATCTGCAGGAAATTAgggacaaaatatttaattaaaaagtaatgcAAGAAGGagataaaaatgatttatttcgataataatagaaaaattcaACTGCAAATTCATTGAGTGTTCTATTGGCCTCCATCTATTGTTATACCATTATAGTGCTTGCTGACTTCCATGCCATGCTGCCTCAACGAAATCATAAAGCATGGCTTAGACGCTTCAGGTTTCACTTCCCAGTTCGATCTAGCGGGCCTAGACCAAGGGGACGGTAAATAGCTTGACGGTATAACAGTTTTCCAGTTTGCAGTCGGTAGAGCCTTTATATGGGAGGACAAATGCTGTGTCACCTTATACTTCGGCGGCTTGGTGTGGTTAGCTACCAGCCCACATAAAAGAAACCcttgctggtgacacgtaaagagcacccataTCGGTGACCCATAAAAGGCATCTGTACCGCTGACGCTTAAGGGAAACTCTGTACCCTCTTTGGATTGGTTAGCGTTACGAAGGGcattcagtcatagaaaccaaaccaaaacaaacgACTGGGGCCAGCAGCAGTTCTCCTCCTTACTAGTTCCAGGTAAACTGTTTAAAGCATGCTAGTatggaagacggacattaaaggatgatgatgatgatgatgatgatgaagaggaggaggaagcggaggagAAGGCGGGAGGGAGAGTAAATTGAAAACAACTTTCAAATGAATTCTATTAGAATTCTTCACTTACATTGGTTTTCCATAATTGTGATAACATTGCATGTCACATTTCAGAATAATTCGATAAAAGTAATGTCATGATGTTTCTGAAAGTTCTTTCGTCAGAAGAGTTGCTCTTACGGACATTGGTAAATTCCAAAAGTTTCTGAGAAAGGAAAATATGACGAATTATACAGGCGCAAGAGTatctgtgcggtaagaagctgcgtaaccacatgcttccaggttcagttccactgagtggtAACTTGGGCAAGCGTTCTCTACTATACTCTTATgctgaccaatgacttgtgagtgatttaatagatggaaactaaaagaagcccagcggtgtgtgtatatgtttataaggtACTTGTCAACTgtagaaatgttgcttttctaattgaaaccATTTTTCTCCAATCTCCATTTGAAAGTCCATCATGTCTCTTGAGccatatcaaaatgaacaactttgaattacgcggcggcggtggtggtggtggtggtgtgtgaggttctaattttttttctgatttctctTTGCCCCCTCTTTATCTCAGTTGTTCATTCCgctaatatttagaaaaattttcgCGCCCAATTTTTGTTGTGGCTGGAAAAggtgaacgatttaaaataaatatatcttaattgtagtgtgagaaagtatatattctgatgacaaaatatttatctttcaaaACATCCCAAATTTATAGACTATATCGTGTAGGTTAAGAAatggttcattatatatatatatatatacatatatagcagagAATGAGACATCTTTCATTCTCCCCCCCACCACACCTCCTTCTAGGAGGGCAAagagagatcagaaaaaaaaatagaacctcacaccaccaccaccaccgccgccgcgtaattcaaagttgttcattttgatatggCTCAAGAGACATGATGGACTTTcaaatggagattgagaaaaatggtttcaattagaaaagcaacatttctagaaaatagtaaattgaagtgtgaacacagcaccttacagagtataagtatatgacatttatttttaaaatttaacttcatttattttatattctaaataatttgcaatttcaaaaaatatattaattttgcgttttttaatttgataaattctacggaataattttgcgcgtttttgataaattctacggaaagaatttagtgcgaaacaatgtatacatttatacacaaagacctgttgaggcaagcgaagttgatatcgaacctcatccgacgacaggcacccatgccaaccccctttgcttgcgaagacatgttggggcaagtgtggcacccggcagatgccaggaccctagactggtggtacgtaaaaagcactatccgaatcgtggccgataccagagccgcctcgactggcaccaatctgaccgtggccgttgccagcctcgcctggcacctgtgcgggtggcatgtaaaaagcacccactacactctcggagtggttggcgttaggaagggcatccagctgtagaaacattgccagataactggagtctggtgcagccttctggcttcccagatccccggtcgaaccgtccaacccatgctggcatgaagaacggacgttaaacgatgatgatgatgagaagaaattaattcattaagtttaccaaattatatacgtctgtaaaaaaaaaaaagtttcacaaattatatacgttcgcgtttgtgtaaaaaaaatatttactttgttcaaaaaatattattaatattaattaattttcaagaattatttaatttatataattaattcattaattttattctgtaaaatagtaattaattcatttatctgtaaatccgcgaggaagcgactatgtaatttttttgtgtaaaattgaaaatgttatatatacacacacacacaacacacacacacacatattatttttagtgaaatccaacaccttttgTCTTAAAAAGCAGAAAGGTATCTAAAAAGATCCTGGGGGGGGGgttaacgcgcatgcgcgaataGCGCATGCGCGAATCgcgcactgcgcatgcgcaagtcactTCGTAGGATCTCaagtatcgagtacctacgtctggcgcgcgcgcgcgcgaattcgcgtgtgcgaAACCGGGACCACTACAGTTGACAAGTATCTgtttataatattaaataaatacagcTGAAGCATGATAAGTATTATTAACTGCGTGTACTTAAGGTAAATGCTTCGTGCATTTTCCAGGAGCTGCAATAGCGTGGCGGAGTCTAGCATTCACACACGGTAGTGtgtgaataatatttttaaagtgatCATACTCATTCGTGATCAGTTCTAGGCTTTGTCACTAACTCAGTTTTCAGCTATGATGTTTAAACgatgtttacatttttagatTGGTCACATCCTAAGCTATATTTTCTCCTGCGAAGTTGAAAATTGGTTCATTGGAAAATAAGTTTGAGTGAATATGTCCGGTCAAAACGGATGAGTAACGCTTGACATCGACCAtgagtacaaatatattttatgattttgtgTAAAGCTTTTGGTTTTGATTGACGCATATGATAGAACTCATGAAGACGAGTGTCGTAATGCTaatcttttcaaaaaaatattcaaaattaataagTTATTATATAAGCTAAATgtgccaaaattacataaaacaattttcaaatattatttttacttattactACGGCAGAGTCGTTAACACACAGGCTGAAagcttcgcggcatttcgcctgtctctgagttcaaattcctccgatatcacctttgcttttttttatctcattttggGACTCGATAAGATGATtatcagctgagcactgaggCCTATATAATCAACTTTCCTTTCTTCTGGATCTGATGGCCTTCTGCTGGAAACTAATATTGCAAAGTGTTTGTTTCAATTCAGTATTTAGGTATCTTGCAATGGTCTACCTCATATTCATAGAATACActgtattctaatatatatatatat
This DNA window, taken from Octopus sinensis linkage group LG4, ASM634580v1, whole genome shotgun sequence, encodes the following:
- the LOC115211119 gene encoding uncharacterized protein LOC115211119 isoform X2 codes for the protein MASQTIDDGKGKNPTPISYTVIIVFVVLFPLLFILGCFLPWIIMKTRKYKRDVSLLRKYFSFNPKSVFLALRTEVFAITSLVLCLNESQMNPVVLLVVSYVICNGIIIFVWFLSKKLIKEMERPQDGTETGETPKLFTHDMMQNKENGQVLKHGYVPVNYEGPSITLYDADSRPESSEGSERESQPNENIPASIEERERESQPNENIPASIEEREIESQPNENIAASIEGPFHGTCSTIITIH